GCGCCCGATACCGGACGACCCTCCGAACGTCGACGCGGCCTGCCGCCACCTCGGCCCGGACCGCACAGTCCGGCTCCGACAGGTGGGAACAGTCGCTGAACCGACAGTCGGCGGCACGCTCCTCCAGGTCACCGAAGACCCTCGCCAGGGACTCCTCGGCGTCCCAGATCCCCACGGCCCGGATTCCCGGCGTGTCGATCAGCAACCCACCGGCGGGGCAACGGATGAGCTCGCGACTCACCGTGGTGTGGCGGCCCCTCGAGTCGCTGGACCGGACCTCGCCGGTCGCCAGCAACTCCTCGCCGATCAGGGCATTGACCAGCGTCGACTTGCCCGCACCCGACTCGCCGAGCAGGGCAACGGTTCGACCCCGGCCCAGGAGCGCCGCCACATCCGGTAGCCCCTCGTGCCCATCGGATCCCATCCCAACCGTCAGGACCCGTACCTCCGGAGCCAGGGCCCTCACCACGGCGGCCACCTCCACTGCGACGGCCTCGTCCCGGTCGGCCTTGGT
This is a stretch of genomic DNA from Acidimicrobiales bacterium. It encodes these proteins:
- the rsgA gene encoding ribosome small subunit-dependent GTPase A; translation: MTIDLGDYGWHGGPMPSDGRLGRIVRVDRGECDVVTAEGRIRAFSDSQRAQGLVAPATGDWVVAVDDPELGPVIGRILDRTNTVSRRDPSEADVEQVLVANVDLVLIVHGLDRPLPPGRLERFLVVGWDSGAEVAVVLTKADRDEAVAVEVAAVVRALAPEVRVLTVGMGSDGHEGLPDVAALLGRGRTVALLGESGAGKSTLVNALIGEELLATGEVRSSDSRGRHTTVSRELIRCPAGGLLIDTPGIRAVGIWDAEESLARVFGDLEERAADCRFSDCSHLSEPDCAVRAEVAAGRVDVRRVVRYRALRDELATQREREVVRSRKAARGRRGRR